Proteins co-encoded in one Pseudorhizobium banfieldiae genomic window:
- a CDS encoding IS1595-like element ISRhtr1 family transposase, giving the protein MAHQSVFRWRYDRPLSLEQFQLRFPDDYACAAYLAKKRWPDGFVCPHCGSTKGWKLRSKPWVWECGGEQADEDGELTPCRKQTSVIAGTIMHKTHLPLRQWFLAAHLVTTHSNGISALQLQAKLGIGSYKTAWLLLHKLRRAMVNPDREKLGGYEETVEIDETSIPFRTKDEPVGGGQGRSPIGKLNIIGAVEWRDEGRSGRIRLEPIRTNGRESLHPFVLRNTNPHTTIFTDGNQAYQGIPDRNHASKVVGKLPAHLWFKRIHRVFSLMKRWMMGVYHGVRRRHLNIYLQEFVFRWNRRRQYRAAFDSLVAIGNEVGHASLRDIVGRPPVLKTLMDQVRDGIELDRRQAYLEAIAKGVPSVFAERLLDPDYVAPEPRVYRRNVPPRPILAKSRSAFVYATH; this is encoded by the coding sequence ATGGCCCATCAGTCTGTCTTCAGATGGCGCTACGACCGCCCGCTTTCGCTGGAGCAGTTTCAACTGCGTTTTCCTGATGACTACGCCTGCGCGGCCTATCTGGCGAAGAAGCGATGGCCCGACGGCTTCGTCTGCCCGCACTGTGGTTCGACGAAGGGTTGGAAGCTGCGGTCGAAGCCGTGGGTCTGGGAGTGCGGTGGAGAGCAGGCCGACGAGGACGGCGAACTGACCCCGTGCCGCAAACAGACGTCCGTCATCGCTGGCACGATCATGCACAAGACGCACCTGCCGCTGCGGCAGTGGTTCCTGGCAGCGCACCTGGTGACGACGCACTCGAACGGCATCTCAGCCCTTCAGCTCCAGGCCAAGCTGGGCATCGGCTCCTACAAGACCGCATGGCTTCTCCTGCACAAGCTACGTCGCGCCATGGTCAATCCCGACCGAGAGAAGTTGGGCGGCTACGAAGAGACCGTCGAGATCGACGAGACGAGCATTCCCTTCCGGACAAAGGACGAGCCCGTCGGCGGCGGACAGGGCCGCAGCCCCATCGGCAAGCTCAACATCATCGGGGCGGTGGAATGGCGCGACGAAGGCAGGTCTGGCCGCATCCGCCTTGAACCTATCCGCACCAACGGCAGGGAATCCCTGCATCCATTCGTGTTGCGCAACACGAATCCCCACACGACGATCTTCACCGACGGCAACCAGGCCTATCAGGGTATTCCCGACCGCAATCACGCCTCGAAAGTCGTGGGGAAACTGCCCGCGCATCTTTGGTTCAAACGCATACACCGCGTCTTCTCGCTGATGAAGCGGTGGATGATGGGTGTATATCACGGCGTCCGCCGACGTCACCTCAACATCTACCTCCAGGAGTTCGTCTTCCGCTGGAACCGTCGACGGCAATACCGCGCCGCATTCGACAGCCTCGTCGCCATCGGCAACGAGGTCGGCCATGCCAGCCTCCGCGACATCGTCGGCAGGCCGCCGGTCCTCAAGACGCTCATGGATCAAGTGCGTGATGGGATCGAGCTGGATCGCCGCCAGGCGTACCTGGAGGCTATCGCCAAGGGTGTACCCAGTGTCTTTGCGGAGAGACTGCTCGACCCCGACTACGTTGCGCCAGAACCACGCGTCTATCGGCGAAATGTACCGCCGCGACCGATCTTAGCCAAATCACGCTCGGCTTTTGTATACGCTACTCACTGA
- the proV gene encoding glycine betaine/L-proline ABC transporter ATP-binding protein ProV: MNDFTSSVVSAGDVAGADAPRKITLRNVFKVFGERPEKAMEMVGAGKSKPEIHAATGCAIGVNDASFDIRKGEIFVIMGLSGSGKSTLLRLLNRLIEPTAGSIEIDGRDITKMSRRELIDIRRRDISMVFQSFALLPNRTVLNNAAFGLEVAGIGERERKEKAMVALKAVGLEGYADSRPNQLSGGMKQRVGLARALASEPTILLMDEAFSALDPLIRTEMQDELVRLQAEHSRTIVFVSHDLDEAMRIGDRICIMQNGSVIQVGTPDEIVTQPANDYVRSFFRNVDVTQVFKAGDIARKTQVTIIDRQGVSAAAALERMQNFDREYAIVVGRDKKYQGIVSQTSLVEKVRSKAADPYRSAFLTDIEPIAATEPLSDLLGRVAGSPWPLPVIDDEGRYIGSISKSMLLETLDRAS, encoded by the coding sequence ATGAATGATTTTACTTCTTCCGTGGTGTCCGCTGGCGATGTCGCCGGCGCTGATGCCCCGCGAAAGATCACGTTGAGGAACGTGTTCAAGGTTTTCGGCGAGCGGCCGGAAAAAGCCATGGAGATGGTCGGAGCCGGCAAGTCTAAGCCGGAAATCCACGCAGCGACCGGCTGCGCCATTGGTGTCAACGATGCCAGCTTCGACATTCGCAAAGGCGAGATCTTCGTCATCATGGGCCTTTCCGGTTCCGGAAAATCGACGCTATTGCGACTTCTCAATCGTCTGATCGAGCCGACTGCGGGGTCGATCGAGATCGACGGGCGAGACATCACCAAGATGTCGCGTCGCGAGCTCATCGATATCCGCCGCCGCGATATCAGCATGGTGTTCCAGTCTTTTGCGCTTTTGCCCAACCGGACCGTGCTGAACAATGCTGCGTTCGGGCTGGAGGTTGCCGGCATCGGCGAGCGGGAGCGGAAAGAAAAGGCCATGGTCGCCCTGAAGGCCGTCGGCCTTGAGGGTTATGCCGACAGTCGGCCGAACCAGCTTTCCGGCGGCATGAAGCAGCGCGTGGGGCTCGCCCGGGCGCTTGCCAGCGAACCCACAATCCTGCTGATGGATGAGGCCTTTTCGGCGCTCGATCCGCTGATCCGCACGGAGATGCAGGACGAACTCGTTCGCCTCCAGGCGGAGCATAGCCGGACCATCGTCTTCGTGAGCCACGATCTCGACGAGGCGATGCGGATCGGTGACCGGATCTGCATCATGCAGAACGGCAGCGTGATCCAGGTCGGTACGCCGGATGAGATCGTCACCCAACCCGCCAACGACTACGTCCGGTCCTTCTTCCGCAACGTGGATGTCACGCAGGTCTTCAAGGCCGGGGACATCGCCCGCAAGACGCAGGTGACGATCATCGATCGCCAAGGCGTATCAGCGGCTGCTGCGCTTGAGCGGATGCAGAACTTCGATCGGGAGTACGCGATCGTGGTCGGTCGCGACAAGAAGTACCAAGGCATCGTCAGCCAAACCTCGCTGGTGGAAAAGGTCAGGTCAAAGGCTGCCGATCCCTACCGAAGCGCATTTCTGACCGACATCGAGCCGATCGCGGCAACCGAGCCCCTGTCGGATCTTCTCGGCAGGGTGGCCGGCAGTCCCTGGCCGCTCCCGGTGATCGATGACGAGGGCCGCTATATCGGCTCCATCAGCAAATCAATGCTTCTCGAGACGCTTGATCGCGCCAGCTGA
- a CDS encoding type II toxin-antitoxin system RelE/ParE family toxin, whose product MPPVRLSKSAERWFLNKVVELSEVNPAAARSLIERLERQKDLLSSFPQMTEKGVLEGTRKVSMPPLVLTIRARDGMVEIAAIRDARQKDAYTPAELAADYDNDDDEDNEDTYSGGANPGL is encoded by the coding sequence ATGCCTCCTGTCCGTTTATCGAAGAGCGCGGAACGCTGGTTTCTCAACAAGGTTGTAGAACTTTCGGAGGTGAACCCCGCAGCCGCCAGAAGCCTGATTGAGCGTCTGGAGAGGCAGAAGGACCTTCTTTCGTCCTTCCCGCAAATGACCGAGAAAGGTGTTCTTGAAGGTACGCGCAAGGTGAGCATGCCGCCTTTGGTCCTCACGATTCGCGCACGCGACGGCATGGTTGAAATCGCGGCAATAAGAGACGCACGGCAGAAGGACGCATATACGCCTGCCGAGCTTGCTGCTGACTATGACAACGATGATGATGAAGACAACGAAGATACGTATAGCGGTGGCGCTAATCCTGGGCTTTGA
- a CDS encoding ABC transporter permease has protein sequence MNFDIGDGVDAIVNYILDNFSPALDAIAAAIGLVTGGIQDTLTALPMIVGLAIFVALSLWRVGLGFAIFTAVALWLVDQMGLWPAMMETLSLVIASTIIAMLFGLPLGIAMAAKDSVASAVRPVLDLMQTMPAFVYLIPAAMFFGLGAVPGTIATVIFSMPPVVRLTNLGIRQVDVEFVEAGHAFGCTASQLLFKVQLPNALPSIMAGINQTIMLALSMVVIASMIGAGGIGNTVLTGIQRLDVGTGFEGGLAVVILAVVLDRITQSFGKERPAFWRTLFPVVARQKTKQANA, from the coding sequence ATGAACTTCGACATTGGTGACGGCGTCGATGCGATCGTCAACTATATCCTCGACAACTTCTCTCCTGCCCTCGACGCGATTGCTGCAGCGATCGGACTGGTTACGGGGGGCATACAGGACACGCTGACGGCCCTTCCGATGATCGTTGGCCTTGCCATCTTCGTTGCACTCTCGCTGTGGCGGGTCGGCCTGGGTTTCGCCATCTTCACTGCCGTCGCACTCTGGCTCGTGGACCAGATGGGTCTTTGGCCGGCGATGATGGAGACATTGTCGCTCGTCATCGCCTCCACGATCATCGCCATGCTCTTTGGCCTGCCGCTCGGGATTGCCATGGCCGCCAAGGACTCGGTGGCATCCGCCGTGCGCCCGGTGCTGGACCTGATGCAGACGATGCCCGCCTTCGTCTACCTGATCCCCGCCGCCATGTTCTTCGGGCTTGGTGCCGTGCCTGGCACGATCGCCACGGTCATTTTCTCGATGCCGCCGGTCGTGCGCTTGACGAATCTCGGGATACGTCAGGTCGACGTGGAATTCGTTGAAGCAGGCCACGCCTTCGGTTGCACGGCGTCGCAGCTGCTCTTCAAGGTACAGCTGCCGAATGCGCTACCCTCCATCATGGCTGGCATCAACCAGACCATCATGCTGGCGCTCTCGATGGTGGTGATCGCCTCGATGATCGGCGCCGGCGGGATTGGCAATACCGTGCTGACCGGGATCCAGCGTCTGGACGTCGGCACGGGTTTCGAAGGCGGCCTGGCCGTCGTCATCCTCGCCGTGGTGCTCGACCGCATCACGCAGAGCTTCGGGAAGGAGCGGCCGGCCTTCTGGCGCACCCTCTTCCCCGTCGTGGCGCGACAAAAGACCAAGCAGGCGAACGCCTGA
- a CDS encoding CopG family ribbon-helix-helix protein, which translates to MLNNEKTQVSLRLPSPVVAKFDEIAGLLDRDRTWVMQKALSQYLAGEGAEVLRDAQGIAELDRGESVDLEDVLDKARTIVDAAEYRRSQRAG; encoded by the coding sequence ATGTTGAACAACGAAAAAACGCAGGTCTCCCTGCGGCTACCATCTCCTGTGGTTGCCAAGTTCGATGAAATCGCAGGCCTTCTTGATCGGGATCGGACTTGGGTGATGCAGAAAGCCCTCAGCCAATATTTGGCAGGTGAAGGAGCCGAAGTTCTTCGGGATGCCCAAGGCATCGCTGAGCTGGATCGCGGCGAAAGTGTTGATCTCGAAGATGTGCTTGATAAGGCTCGAACTATCGTTGATGCAGCCGAGTATCGACGTAGTCAGCGGGCCGGTTGA